GGTGCCGCGCTCCGCTTTGCGCAGCCATTCCGCCACCCCCCCCACCACGCCGGGCCAGCCCGCGGCCTGCACGAGTCCATTGAAGAACATGAACACGATGAAGGTGCTCAGGGAGTTAGAGAAACCGAAGACGACGTTGATGGCGATGGAAGCACCCAGGCCACCGAGCAGGAGACTCCGGGGACCATACTTGCGTCCGACGAAGCTGTTGACGAACTGGCCGATCATGTAGGCGACGAGATAGGCCGTCCAGATGTAGGAAACGCCGTGGAGGCCAAAATCATAGCCGCTCCCCTCTTCCAGCATCAGGGGCTTTGCGGAACCGAAGGCCTTGCGAACAAGATAGAAGCCCGCATAGGCCATGTAGGTGGAAAACAAAATCTTGTATTGCCAGGCGCGCTGGTCGCTATTCAGGGGCTTTAATGCAGCGGACACGAACTACTACTCCTCGGGTGAAATCGCAGAACCGGCGGAGGCGTCCAGTATTAAAGGTTACCACACCCCGATCGGCGCGCATTGGGTTGATTCCTGGGTTGGAATATCTTACCCCGACGGTGAAGATTATTGGGCTTCCGGACGCTCCCCATCTGGAAGAGCCGATATAGTACCGCTTGCACGCCGCCGCTGCAAGAATACTACCAGCGCATCTGCTCCGCGCGCGATGGGTCCAGCGTCACCCGAAGGATACTCGGGCGCATGGTGGCCTCGGCGATGACGTGGCCGCCGGGGTGAATTGCAAGAGAGTGGCCCACCCGAACCTGCGGCCCTTCCACACCGCAGTGGTCCGCACGCAGAAGATAGGCCCCGCAGAACTTGGCCAGCATCCGCATCCTCATGCGCCACTCATCGAGGCATTCATCGACCATACAGTCGATGACCTCGGACTTACCGTAATTGGTCTTGGCGAGGCCGTAGGAGGGCACAAGGATAAGGTCCGGACGCTGCTCCGCCATCGCGTTCTGGTTGGCGCGTTCGATGGTGTCCAGGCAGATGAGAATTCCCACCCGGCCAAAGGGCGTCTCCACGACCTCGATTGTAGACCCCGCGGTGAAGCCGCCGGTCAGGTCGCAGGAGGCCAGGGTGACTTTCCGGTGCTTGTGGAGCAGATCGCCCCCCGGCGAATAAAACAGGGCCGTATTGTAGACGGCATCGCCATCGCGCTCGATGGTGCCGCTGCACAGATATACTCCGTGGCGCTGGGCGAGTCGGCCAAGCCGGTCACTGAAGGGACCGGGCACCGCTTCCGCCAGAGGGCGAAAGTCGGCGACCGTGGTGTAGGGCGTGAAGGGGGTCTCGGCGATGAGGACTAGATCCGCGCCCACGGCGGCCTCGCCAATCAAGGTCTCGAGGCGCGCAATGGCTTCGTCTTTGTCGGGAGGACAGTCAAACTGAATGACTGCGGCTTCGATTTTCTTTCTCAGCATGACGTCCGCGTTCCTAAGCTATGGTGAGTCCGTCCAAGGCCTCGGCGAATCGGGACTTGAGATCTTCCAGCGGTTCCAGACCGATGGATACCCGGACGAGCCAGCGAGATACCCCGTGGCTCTCCGCCCAGTCGAGCTCTTCAAAATGGGCCAGCAAGGTGTAGGGACAGGCGAGGGAGAAGTTGTTTCCGAGGCTCGGGCCCTTTGAGATTTGGAGGCGATCATAGAACCGGGGCGCGTTGGCCGGGCCGTTGTGGAGAACAACGGAAAACAGGCTGCCATAACCGCCGCCGGGTCGCATGATCTCCCCATAAGCGTCGCGCAGGCAATACTTGGGATAGAACACCGAGTGGACCGCGGGCTGCCGCACGAGCCAGTCGCAGAGCGCTTCGGTCGTGGCATTGGACTTGAACACACGTTGTTCGAAATCCCGGGAATTCCGCTCCAACACGATCGCATCGTCGTCCCAGAAGAGCTCGTCAAAATTGCGGGCGGCCTCGGCCGCGAACGCGGCGCCAAAGGGCCCCCCGCCATGGACCGCCAGCCCCCCCGCCATCACGTCACCCTCACCGGAGAAGGCCTTGGTCAGGCTGGTCACCACGATGTCCGCATGGGGAAACACGTTTACGTTGGCGTACGTGGCCGCCGTGTCGTCTACGATCAGAGGAACCCCGTGGTGGTGGGCGAGTTTCGCGAGGTCGGGCAGGCTGCAGCCCGTCAGGAGTGGGTTGCCGGGAAATTCGCAGACGATGGCGGAAATCGGCTGGGAGGCCAGGAGCGCGCCGACCATATCGAGATCATAGTCTCCCACGAAGTGACTTCCGGGTCCAGAGACCGTCTGCACCTTGAAAACATCGACGTAGGGAAAGCCCAACTGGATGCTTTTTGCGCCGGGGCGACGTTCCTGCACGAGGCGCATGGCCCGGCTCATCGCCGCCATGCCCGAGGGATAGAGCCACACGTGGTCGGGGGATTCACCCAGAAAAGCGCCGATGCGTTCGCGGATTATCTTCTTGGCTTCGGGGCCGCCGGGAGCGGCTTCGCGCCCTTCGAGGGCGGCTTCCGCCCGGCGCGAACTGATGATCTTCCCGAAATGCTGCCAGAAGGCCTTGGCATCGCGGAAACCCTCCTCGGGGAAGAAGACCCCATGGATCCGGGTCTCCGGGCAGAGTTCACGGCGCGCGTTGGCCCAGCCTCGCTCCATGAGGAAGAGAACACACCGGTCCGCGGCTTCCTCCGAGGGGAAGGCGAAACATCGCTCACCGGGC
This window of the Candidatus Hydrogenedentota bacterium genome carries:
- a CDS encoding carbon-nitrogen hydrolase family protein; this translates as MLRKKIEAAVIQFDCPPDKDEAIARLETLIGEAAVGADLVLIAETPFTPYTTVADFRPLAEAVPGPFSDRLGRLAQRHGVYLCSGTIERDGDAVYNTALFYSPGGDLLHKHRKVTLASCDLTGGFTAGSTIEVVETPFGRVGILICLDTIERANQNAMAEQRPDLILVPSYGLAKTNYGKSEVIDCMVDECLDEWRMRMRMLAKFCGAYLLRADHCGVEGPQVRVGHSLAIHPGGHVIAEATMRPSILRVTLDPSRAEQMRW
- a CDS encoding PLP-dependent transferase translates to MSRNLLIDPCWSAEDLGKPLPDSPHATSVALPCWDHAVGYEEGRPEIVSAMQLGYPRFVLHPQVAELFALLEKRYGRPGERCFAFPSEEAADRCVLFLMERGWANARRELCPETRIHGVFFPEEGFRDAKAFWQHFGKIISSRRAEAALEGREAAPGGPEAKKIIRERIGAFLGESPDHVWLYPSGMAAMSRAMRLVQERRPGAKSIQLGFPYVDVFKVQTVSGPGSHFVGDYDLDMVGALLASQPISAIVCEFPGNPLLTGCSLPDLAKLAHHHGVPLIVDDTAATYANVNVFPHADIVVTSLTKAFSGEGDVMAGGLAVHGGGPFGAAFAAEAARNFDELFWDDDAIVLERNSRDFEQRVFKSNATTEALCDWLVRQPAVHSVFYPKYCLRDAYGEIMRPGGGYGSLFSVVLHNGPANAPRFYDRLQISKGPSLGNNFSLACPYTLLAHFEELDWAESHGVSRWLVRVSIGLEPLEDLKSRFAEALDGLTIA